From the Selenomonas sp. oral taxon 920 genome, the window TCCGAAAATCTACGGGGTGATCGTGAGAAGCCTGACAGACAATCGACGTGGATTGCTGCTGCCCGATCTTGCGGGAATCGATACGGCAGAGGACCAGATTGCCATCGCGCGTGAGAAGGCACGCATCCAGCCGAAGGAGCCGATTGCACTCGCGCGATTTACGGTGGAGCGGCATAGATGACGCAAAAGGACCCCACTCGTGGAAATATCCACGAGTGGGGTCCTTCTTCCGGCATGCTTACTGCGCTGCAGCAGATTTCTCGCCGATTGTCGCATTGAGTGCCTCGATCAGAGCATCGATGTCGATGCCGTGCGCCATCGCACCCTGCTCAATGTTCTCGAAATGCGATGCCGCGCAGCCGAGGCAGCCCATACCTGCGTTCATCAGAACCTCGACGGTGTCGGGGTACGTCTGAACGATCTCGACGATGCTCATATCTTTTGTAATTGCCATGATAGACCTCCTATATAATGAAGCTAATTGACAGTGAAGGGAAATCCCCTGATTGCTTCAAATTATAACACAAGATTTCAAAAAGGAAAGTAGCAATTGTGACATTTGCAGGTGCATCCATAAGAAAAGATGTGATATGCTCCTGACGCAAACGGTGCACAATGATTGACCTTCACCGTTTTTTTTGCTATAACATAACGAGTGTATCTATAAATTGAAGGAATATATCGATCCGTGAAAGAGGGAATCATCGTGAGCAATCTTGAGGTTGGAATCGTTGGTCTGCCGAATGTGGGGAAGAGTACGCTGTTCAATGCGATTACAAAGGCGGGTGCAGAGGCTGCAAACTATCCGTTCTGCACGATTGAGCCCAATGTGGGTGTGGTGGCAGTGCCGGATGAGCGCCTCAAAGTGTTGACGGATCTCTATCATTCGAAGAAAACAACGCCCGCAAGCGTCCGCTTTGTGGATATTGCAGGTCTGGTCAAGGGCGCATCGAAGGGCGAGGGGCTCGGCAATAAATTCCTTGAACACATCCGTCAGGTGGATGCTGTGGCGCACGTTGTCCGCTGCTTTGAGAGCACGGACATTACGCACGTCGAGGGTGCGGTCGACCCTTTGCGCGACATTGACATCATTGAGACGGAGCTTTGCCTTGCCGATCTCGAGGCGGTCGAAAAACGCATGGCGAAGGTGACGAAGTTGCTCAAGTCGGGCAGCAAGGAGGCAAAGGCGGAGCACGCGGCACTAGAGCGTCTGAAAGCTGCGCTCGATGAGGGGAAATCCGCACGTGAGGTAGAGCTCTCGGATGAGGAACTGGCAATCCTGCGCGACCTGAACCTCCTCACGCGCAAGCCAATCCTCTATATTGCGAATGTCGGCGAGGATGAGGCAGCGACGGCGAATGTGGAGAATCCGCATGTGCAGGCGGTCAAGGAATACGCCGCACGTACGGGCGCACAGGTAGTGACGGTCTCGGCACGGCTTGAGGAGGAGATCGCGGAGCTCGACGCGGAGGAAGCAAAGGTATTCCTTGAAGATCTGGGGCTCACGGAGAGCGGCCTGGATCGTCTCATCCATGGGGCGTTTTCACTGCTCGGGCTGCAGACGTTTCTCACAGCGGGTGAGGATGAGTGCCGCGCGTGGACGATCACACGCGGCACGACGGCACCGAAGGCGGCGGGGAAAATTCACACGGATTTTGAACGCGGCTTCATCCGCGCCGAGATCGTGAACTACGATGATCTGGTTGCGCTCGGCAGTGTGGCGGCGGCACGGGATAAGGGACTTGTCCGTCTTGAGGGCAAGGAGTATATTATGCGCGACGGCGATGTGGTGAACTTCCGTTTTAATGTGTGACTTTTCTCTGTCACTATAGACAAGCAGTGCATTATGCGGTACAATTCATTCGGCAATTTTGAAAACGAACGTTGAAAGGAAGTGAAGAGCATGGACGATACACCTTTGCAGTCAGAACCTCACATATGTATGCCGTCCTCTCTTCGTTTCGCCATTCTGTGCTGACAGGGGAGGACGGTCGGAAAGGAGCGTCCTCTCTTGCTGCAAATATATAAATCCATGGAGTCCGGTCCTCTTCAGGAGCTGTCCCTCAAGACACTCACGAAGGGGGCATGGATCAACATTGTCAATCCGACCCCGTACGAGCTGAAGGTGGTCAGTACCCTCACGGAGGTTGACCCCGATTTCCTGCGCTCCGCACTCGATGATGAGGAGCGGTCGCATACGGATGTCGAGGACGACTCGGTCATGATCCTGACGAACGTCCCCGTCTATCGTGGCGAGGACAGCTACGACACGCTGCCGCTTGCGATCATCCTTACGGACGAGCACATCATTACGGTTTGCCTCGAGGAAACGCCTGTGATGGCGGAGTTCAACGAACGCACGGCGAAGCTCTTCCGCACGTACAAGCGGACGCGCTTCCTCTTTCAGATCCTCTACAAGTCCGATGTGTTCTACCTGCGCTACCTGCGTCAGATCAGCAAACTCTCCGAGGAGATCGAGGATCGTCTGCGGCACGACATGAAGAACAGTGAGGTCCTGCGTCTCCTTCAGCTGCAAAAGGGCCTGACGTATTTCAACGCCGCACTGCGCTCGAATGGTGCAGTGTTGGATCGCTTGATGCGTCTGCGCACGAATACGTCCGTACATCACATCTTCAAGATGTATGAGGAGGATGAGGATCTCCTCGAGGATGTCATCATCGAGAATAAGCAGGCGCGCGAGATGGTGGAGATGTACAGTACGATCCTTGCACGGCTCGCGGATACGTTCTCCTCGATCGTTTCGAACAATCTGAACCTCGTGATGAAATTCCTGACAGCGATTACGATCATCCTCGCGATTCCGACGGTGATTTCGAGTTTCTTCGGCATGAATGTACCTGTGCCGTACGAAGGTGACCCGCTCGGGTTTATGCGTGTGGTCGTCATCGCGGTCTGTGTGTCTACGACCGTTGTCTATATGCTCTGGCGGAGGGATATGTTTTGATACGCGAGGCACAGCTGCTGCGCGGCATTATCTTCGGTGATCGGAATACCGATGAGTACGTCTATATGCCCGCGAGTGAGATTGGCACTGACATGCCCGTATATGTATATGAGAAAGGCGGCAGCCGCCGTGACATTGACCTCGCAGAGGCACTTCACCTCATACGTGTGCGCGATTTAAGACCAACCATACATCCGCTTTTTGGAAAAACGAGCTGTTAAGAGCAGCTCGTTTTTTGATAGATTGGTTAGATATTTTTATCACAAAAAACAATGAGAAAAAACTGTCTTTTCCAGCACTGAGAAAGCCTATCCTGTTTACAAGCCCTATGTTCCGTTGTATAATAAACAGAAAGTATTGAATCAGTATTCCTCCATAGATATTCTTTTTGATTCTTTTTATCAAAAAATGAGAGGGGACAAATTCTTTGCTCATGTGGTTATATTTTAATATTTTTGGAATGCATGCGCATTTCCATTGAGAGGAGAGCAGTAACATGGCCAAGAAAATGAAGACGATGGACGGCAACACAGCTGCCGGATACATCTCCTATGCCTTTACGGATGTGGCGGCGATCTATCCGATCACGCCGTCCTCGCCGATGGCGGAGCACGTCGACAGCCTTGCTGCAAAGGGAATGAAGAATATCTTCGGACAGAAGGTACGTCTGATCGAAATGCAGTCGGAGGCAGGCGCTGCCGGTGCAGTGCACGGCTCACTCCAGGCAGGTGCACTGACGACGACCTATACGGCATCGCAGGGGCTTCTGCTCATGATTCCGAATATGTATAAGATTGCGGGCGAACTCCTGCCGGGCGTGTTCCATGTCAGCGCACGCGCCATTGCGGCGTCCTCGCTGAATATCTTCGGCGACCATCAGGATGTCATGGCGGCACGCCAGACGGGCGTTGCCATGCTCGCAGAGTCGAGCGTGCAGGAGGTCATGGATCTCGCTGCGGTCGCGCATCTCGTTGCCATCAAGGGACGCATTCCGTTCATCAACTTCTTTGACGGATTCCGTACCTCGCATGAGATTCAGAAGATCGAGGTCGTGGACTATGACGATCTAGCGAAGATTCTTGACTGGGATGCGGTCAATGAATTCCGCCGCCGCGCACTCAATCCGGATCATCCGGCGGTACGCGGTACGGCACAGAACCCCGATATCTACTTCCAGGGACGCGAGGCGGTCAACCGTTACTACGATGCCATTCCCGAACTCGTTGAAGAGGCAATGGCGCAGATGGCAAAGATCACAGGCCGTGAGCACCATCTCTTTGACTACTACGGCGCACCCGATGCCGAGCGCGTCATCATTGCAATGGGCTCGGTCTGCCAGACGGCGGAGGAGGTTGCCGAATATCTCAACGCACAGGGTGAGAAGGTCGGTCTGCTCTCCGTTCACCTCTATCGTCCGTTCTCGGTCGAGCACTTCTTCAAGTATCTCCCGAAGACGGTGCAGAAGGTCGCCGTTCTCGACCGCACGAAGGAGCCGGGATCGCTCGGCGAGCCGCTTTACCTCGATGTCAAGGCGGCGTACTACAGTTCGGGGATGAACCCCGTCATCGTCGGCGGTCGCTATGGTCTCGGCGGCAAGGATACGACACCGGATCAGGTCTTCGCGGTCTATGAGGAGCTGAAGAAGGACGAGCCGATGCACGGCTTTACGCTCGGCATTGTCGATGATGTTACGCACCGCAGCCTCACTCCGATCCACGGCGATGTCAACCTCACGAAGCCGGGGACGACGGCGTGTAAGTTCTGGGGTCTCGGCTCGGACGGCACGGTCGGCGCGAACAAGAGCGCGATCAAGATCATCGGTGACAAGACGGATATGTATGCGCAGGCATACTTTGCATATGACTCGAAGAAGTCGGGCGGCATTACGATGAGCCATCTGCGCTTTGGCAAGTCGCCCATCATCAGTCCGTATCTCATCAACAAGGCGGACTTCATCTCCTGCTCGCAGCAGTCCTATGTCCGTCAGTACGACCTCCTTGCAGGTCTCAAGAAGGGCGGCACGTTCCTCCTCAATACGTTCTGGTCGGATGAGGAGCTGAACACGCACCTGCCCGCATCGATGCGCCGCTACATCGCCTCCAACGACATTCAGTTCTACACGGTGGATGCGGTTCACATCGCGCGCGAACTCGGTCTTGGCGGACGCTTCAACATGGTCATGCAGTCGGCGTTCTTCAAGCTTGCGAACATCATTCCCATCGACGACGCGGTCAAGTATCTCAAGGACGCGGTTGTCACATCCTACGGCAGCAAGGGCGAAAAGGTTGTCAACATGAACAACGGTGCGATCGATCACGGCATCGAGTCGCTCCACCGTGTGAATGTTCCTGCCGAATGGAAGGATGCCGTGGATGAGGAGGTTCCGGTCAACGCAAAGACGCCGGAATTCATCACGAAGGTTCAGAACGTCATGAATCGGCAGGAGGGCGACAAGCTCAAGATCTCCGAGCTGCTCAGCATGGAGGACGGCACGTTCCCTGTCGGCGGTACGGCGTTTGAGAAGCGCGGCACGGCGATCTCCGTACCTGTATGGCGTCCGGAGAAGTGTATCCAGTGTAACCAGTGCGCATTCGTCTGCCCGCACGCAACGATTCGTCCTGTGCTGACGACGGACGAGGAGCTTGCTGCAGCGCCCGAGGGCATGCAGTCCGTAAAGTCGCGTCCGGCGAAGGGGATGAACCTCACGATCGCCGTCTCGACGCTCGACTGCCTCGGCTGCGGCAACTGTGCGCAGGTCTGCCCGGGCAAAGCGCTCGACATGACACTGCTCGACGACAACCTTCGCGAAGCGCAGAAGTACTTTGACTACGGTGTGGACACGGAGAAGGTCTCAGTCAAGAACGTTCCGATGAAGAAGACGACGGTCATCGGCTCGCAGTTCGAGCAGCCGCTCTTCGAGTTCTCGGGTGCGTGCGCAGGCTGCGGTGAAACGCCGTATGCGAAGCTCGTCACCCAGCTCTTTGGCGACCGCATGATGATCGCCAATGCAACGGGCTGCTCCTCCATCTGGGGCGCGAGTGCACCTGCAATCCCGTATACGAAGAACCCGAAGGGCTACGGCCCTGCATGGGCAAACTCGCTGTTCGAGGACAATGCAGAGTATGGTCTTGGAATGCTGCTCGGCACGAAGGCAGTGCGCGAATCCATCGCGGCTGCAGTAAAACAGGCACTTGAGGAGAAGAAGGGCTCTGCCGAACTTCAGGCAGCAATGCAGCTCTGGCTCGAAAAGCGCGACAGCGGTGAGGGCACGCGTGACCGTGCCGACCTCCTGCGTGAGCTTCTCGAAAAGGAGAAGGGCACGGACGAACTTCTCTGCCGCATCTACAAGGACAACGACTACTTCGTCAAGCGTTCGCAGTGGGTCTTCGGCGGCGACGGCTGGGCATACGACATCGGCTTCGGCGGCGTGGATCACGTGCTTGCGTCGGGCGAGGATGTCAACGTCATGGTCTTTGATACCGAGGTCTACTCGAACACGGGCGGACAGGCATCGAAGTCGACCCCAGCGGCGGCGATTGCAGAGTTCGCAGCAACGGGCAAGAAGACGAAGAAGAAGGATCTCGGCATGATGGCGATGTCCTACGGCTACGTCTATGTGGCGCAGATCGACATGGGTTCCGACCAGAATCAGGTGCTCAAAGCGATCAGCGAGGCGGAGGCATATCCGGGACCGTCCCTCATCATTGCTTACTCGCCGTGTATCAACCACGGGATCCGCAAGGGCATGGGCTGTGCCCAGCTCGAAGGCAAACTTGCCGTCGAGTGCGGCTACTGGGCGAACTATCGCTACAACCCGCAGCTCATCGAGGCGGGCAAGAATCCGTTCACGCTCGACTCAAAGGAGCCGGACTTCTCGAAGTTCCAGGAATTCCTGCTCGGTGAGAACCGCTACATCAGCCTCAAGAGCAACTTCCCCGAGGCGGCGGAAGCACTCTTCGAGAAGACGCAGAAGGACGCTGAGACGCGCTACAACAACTACAAGAAACTCGCAGGCAAGGCATAAGCTTCCCTGAGGTCTGGGCTGCCGTGAAGATTTTCACGGCAGTTTTTCTTGACATTTTATTAACATAGCAATATAATATGCAAACAATGTTTTATATGGGATTTGAATTTGGGAGGAGTTATATATGGCAGAGCAAAAAAATGCTGCGCCTGTGCGTGATGAGGTGGAGCAGAAAGCGCAGGCGGCGCTTTCTGCGGCGAAATTGAATAATCAGAAGAGGCAGGTTGTGCTTTGGATTGGTGCGCTCATCGTTGGCGGCATACTAGGTTGGGTGAATGTACCCGTACTGAATGAGCTGTTTAACTTTATTGCGACAGTATTCACGCGTCTGTTCCAGTTCGTTGCCGTGCCAACCATTGCACTCGCTGTTATCACGACGCTTGCGGCACTTGGAACAAAGCGGGATATGGGACGAATCTTTGCACACGCTGTTACCTATACGCTGCTTACAACTGTGTGCGCAGCGGCGGTGGGGCTTGCACTCTTCCTCTGGCTCGCACCTGCGAATCTGCCGACCGAGGTTGTCGGCGCAGGCGCGTCGGATGTACCTGGGAAACTTGAAGGGCTGTCCTACTACGATCACTTCCTTTCCATTGTACCGAACAATGTGCTTGCGCCATTTGTCTCGGGCAATGTGCTCTCCGTTATGCTTGTTGCGGCGGCTGTGGGGCTTGGACTCGCCTTTGCACCCAAAACGGAGAATCGTGAGATGCTCCTGAAAGGAATTCACGGCTTGCAGGAACTGCTCTTTACCCTGATTCGCGGGCTGCTGACGGTGCTGCCCATTGGGATTCTCGCCTTTGCCGCACAGCTTGCGGCGCAGATTGAGGCGGGCGTTATCGTCGGATCTCTGGGTGTCTATACCGCTGTTGTCATTGGAGGAAATCTGATTCAGTTCTTTGTCGTGATTCCATTTTTCCTCGCCGTGCGTGGCTTGAATCCCGTGCGCGTTTTCCGTCAGATGGCACCTGCCGTCGCGGTTGCACTCTTTACAAAGAGCTCGGCAGGGACGCTGCCCGTGACGCTTGCTTCGGCAGAGCAGCGTCTTGGTGCACATCCATCCGTCGCACGCTTCGTCCTGCCGATCTGCACGACGATCAACATGAACGGCTGCGCTGCGTTTATCCTTGTGACCTCGCTCTACGTTATGCAGAATGCGGGCATGGAGCTGACGTTCGGAACAATGCTGAGCTGGCTCTTCATCTCCGTGCTTGCCGCAGTCGGCAACGCAGGTGTACCGATGGGGTGCTATTTCCTGACGCTCTCACTCATGGCATCGATTGGTGCACCGGTCGGACTCATGGGCATCATCCTGCCGATCTACTCCATCATTGACATGATCGAGACGGCAGAGAACGTCTGGTCGGACTCGGCGGTCTGTGCGATCACGGATCACGATCTTGCGGGTACACTTGAAGATGACGAGGAACTTGCTCCCGCTGTTTAAAAGGGTAATGCAATTGTACGTTATGAAAAGCCTCTGAAGGAAATCCTTCAGAGGCTTTTCAGCCTATTAGGGTATACTTTGTACATCGCATGAGATTCTAAATGGATTGTGTACGACAAAGGAGTTGTTTTTGTGTTTCGTATAGGGAAAAGAATTACGGGTCTTGCTCTTGGTGTCAGTCTGATTGGTGCGGGAACAGCCAGTGCCTCTGTTCCACAGGACACACTTGTTGTTGGCGGTATCGAATACGGTGCATCCGAGTCCTACGTTCGCAGCGTTTATGGAGCACCGCGCGAGGTTGAGACGAAGTTCAATCCTGCCTATGCGGGCGGACAGGCGGCAATTGAATGGGAATACGGCAATGGTTTCGATATTGTCTTCGTGGATGGTGCAGTTCGCCAGGTTGAGATCAGTGCACGTAACGGTGTGCAGACTTCGACAGGCATTGCTGTCGGTACGGATGTGAATACATTGATTGCGGCATATGGGCAGCCGGATGCCATCCGTGGGGACAAATATATCTATTTTGCAGAGGGGAATACGTCCATCGGACTCACCTTCGAGATCGAGAACGGGCGTGTTGACGAGATTGAGATGGGGCTGATCCGCTGAGTGTATTCAGTAGGGGTGGAGAACCGCAGCAACAGCGTTCGGCTGACAGATATGTGACTTAGGGGAGAGAGCATTCTTGAATATACGGATGGGAGCGGCATTCGTCGGAATTGCCGTCGTTGCCGGAATTGCAGGAAGTATTGCCTTGGATGTATTTCGTGCTGCAGTGACCGTGCCGTCCAGTGCAGATGGCGGAAAGCGGATCACCATTGCACGGGATTCGGTCGATCAAACGCTCTTGGCGGATGACGCGGCGAAGCGTGAGGCAGAGGTAATGCGTCAGAAGCGTGCAGAGGAGCAGCGTGCGGCTGCGCGTATTGCACGCGATGCATTGGTGCTTGGTGAGATTACTTATGGTGCATCGGAGATGGACGTACGTGCACGCTATGGTGCGCCGTTCGAAGTGGAGTCAGAGCGCTCCATGCGTTATGCGGGCAAAGAAGTGGTTGAATACGACTATACAGACGGTCTGTCCCTCGATTTCGTCGATGGCGTGGTGCGTTTGGTCAAGGTGTCAAAACACAGTGCACTCACATCGGGCAAGGGGGTTCAGATCGGAACGCCCGTCGAGGAGCTGCGGCGCGTCTATGGTGAGCCGAGTATGGTCTATGGGGAGGATTACATCTACTTTTCCGAGGAAGATCCAACCGTTGGTTTTGCCTTTGAGGTCGAACACGGTCGTGTAGAGGAAATAAAGATGGGGGATTTGGGGCTTTAGTATCCGAACGAAACCCCATATGTTTTACAAGGAGAAAATGATTTGATCTGAGGGTGCTTATGTACTCTCAGTTTTTTATTGACATGAATATCTTTATATCGTAATATATGGATATAGTGATTAGATAAGAGGAGGAATTCATGTGAGCAAGTATATTATTGTCGGTGGAGTGGCAGGCGGAGCGACGGCTGCGGCACGTCTGCGCCGATTGGATGAGCATGCGGAGATCGTTCTCTTTGAGCGTGGGGAGGATATATCCTTTGCAAACTGTGGGCTGCCGTACTATGTCGGCGATGTCATCGCCGAGCGGGGGGACTTGCTCCTCCAAACTCCTGAGAAGTTCCGTGGGATGTATAACGTCGACGTGCGTGTGTGCAGTGAGGTCACACGTGTGGATACGGAAAATCGTACCGTAGAGGTGCGCTCTGCGGACGGCGTATACACGGAAAGTTATGATGCGCTGCTGCTCTCTCCGGGGGCAAAGCCGCTGCGTCCGCCGATCCCCGGCATCGATCATCCGCGTATCGCGACGCTGCGCAGTGTGCAGGATGCGGATCGCATTCGTTCCTTTATCGGTACGGGCGGCAGTGTTGTTGTGGTCGGCGGCGGCTTCATCGGCGTGGAGCTTGCGGAAAATCTGTGTGAGCGAGAGCTGTCGGTTACTCTGGTCGAGGCGATGCCGCATATCCTTCCGATCTTCGACACAGATATGATTTCCCTGCTTGAGGATGAGCTGCGTAGGCACGGCGTAGAGCTTGCGCTTGGGGATGGAGTTGCCGGATTTGAGGAGCAGGAGGACGGTGGGATCTGCGTACGTCTTTCCAGTGGGCGTACGGTACATGGGGATTTCGTCGCGCTTGCGATCGGCGTGCATCCCGATACCG encodes:
- a CDS encoding DUF1858 domain-containing protein, translating into MAITKDMSIVEIVQTYPDTVEVLMNAGMGCLGCAASHFENIEQGAMAHGIDIDALIEALNATIGEKSAAAQ
- the ychF gene encoding redox-regulated ATPase YchF encodes the protein MSNLEVGIVGLPNVGKSTLFNAITKAGAEAANYPFCTIEPNVGVVAVPDERLKVLTDLYHSKKTTPASVRFVDIAGLVKGASKGEGLGNKFLEHIRQVDAVAHVVRCFESTDITHVEGAVDPLRDIDIIETELCLADLEAVEKRMAKVTKLLKSGSKEAKAEHAALERLKAALDEGKSAREVELSDEELAILRDLNLLTRKPILYIANVGEDEAATANVENPHVQAVKEYAARTGAQVVTVSARLEEEIAELDAEEAKVFLEDLGLTESGLDRLIHGAFSLLGLQTFLTAGEDECRAWTITRGTTAPKAAGKIHTDFERGFIRAEIVNYDDLVALGSVAAARDKGLVRLEGKEYIMRDGDVVNFRFNV
- a CDS encoding magnesium transporter CorA family protein, with product MLQIYKSMESGPLQELSLKTLTKGAWINIVNPTPYELKVVSTLTEVDPDFLRSALDDEERSHTDVEDDSVMILTNVPVYRGEDSYDTLPLAIILTDEHIITVCLEETPVMAEFNERTAKLFRTYKRTRFLFQILYKSDVFYLRYLRQISKLSEEIEDRLRHDMKNSEVLRLLQLQKGLTYFNAALRSNGAVLDRLMRLRTNTSVHHIFKMYEEDEDLLEDVIIENKQAREMVEMYSTILARLADTFSSIVSNNLNLVMKFLTAITIILAIPTVISSFFGMNVPVPYEGDPLGFMRVVVIAVCVSTTVVYMLWRRDMF
- the nifJ gene encoding pyruvate:ferredoxin (flavodoxin) oxidoreductase — its product is MAKKMKTMDGNTAAGYISYAFTDVAAIYPITPSSPMAEHVDSLAAKGMKNIFGQKVRLIEMQSEAGAAGAVHGSLQAGALTTTYTASQGLLLMIPNMYKIAGELLPGVFHVSARAIAASSLNIFGDHQDVMAARQTGVAMLAESSVQEVMDLAAVAHLVAIKGRIPFINFFDGFRTSHEIQKIEVVDYDDLAKILDWDAVNEFRRRALNPDHPAVRGTAQNPDIYFQGREAVNRYYDAIPELVEEAMAQMAKITGREHHLFDYYGAPDAERVIIAMGSVCQTAEEVAEYLNAQGEKVGLLSVHLYRPFSVEHFFKYLPKTVQKVAVLDRTKEPGSLGEPLYLDVKAAYYSSGMNPVIVGGRYGLGGKDTTPDQVFAVYEELKKDEPMHGFTLGIVDDVTHRSLTPIHGDVNLTKPGTTACKFWGLGSDGTVGANKSAIKIIGDKTDMYAQAYFAYDSKKSGGITMSHLRFGKSPIISPYLINKADFISCSQQSYVRQYDLLAGLKKGGTFLLNTFWSDEELNTHLPASMRRYIASNDIQFYTVDAVHIARELGLGGRFNMVMQSAFFKLANIIPIDDAVKYLKDAVVTSYGSKGEKVVNMNNGAIDHGIESLHRVNVPAEWKDAVDEEVPVNAKTPEFITKVQNVMNRQEGDKLKISELLSMEDGTFPVGGTAFEKRGTAISVPVWRPEKCIQCNQCAFVCPHATIRPVLTTDEELAAAPEGMQSVKSRPAKGMNLTIAVSTLDCLGCGNCAQVCPGKALDMTLLDDNLREAQKYFDYGVDTEKVSVKNVPMKKTTVIGSQFEQPLFEFSGACAGCGETPYAKLVTQLFGDRMMIANATGCSSIWGASAPAIPYTKNPKGYGPAWANSLFEDNAEYGLGMLLGTKAVRESIAAAVKQALEEKKGSAELQAAMQLWLEKRDSGEGTRDRADLLRELLEKEKGTDELLCRIYKDNDYFVKRSQWVFGGDGWAYDIGFGGVDHVLASGEDVNVMVFDTEVYSNTGGQASKSTPAAAIAEFAATGKKTKKKDLGMMAMSYGYVYVAQIDMGSDQNQVLKAISEAEAYPGPSLIIAYSPCINHGIRKGMGCAQLEGKLAVECGYWANYRYNPQLIEAGKNPFTLDSKEPDFSKFQEFLLGENRYISLKSNFPEAAEALFEKTQKDAETRYNNYKKLAGKA
- a CDS encoding dicarboxylate/amino acid:cation symporter, with product MAEQKNAAPVRDEVEQKAQAALSAAKLNNQKRQVVLWIGALIVGGILGWVNVPVLNELFNFIATVFTRLFQFVAVPTIALAVITTLAALGTKRDMGRIFAHAVTYTLLTTVCAAAVGLALFLWLAPANLPTEVVGAGASDVPGKLEGLSYYDHFLSIVPNNVLAPFVSGNVLSVMLVAAAVGLGLAFAPKTENREMLLKGIHGLQELLFTLIRGLLTVLPIGILAFAAQLAAQIEAGVIVGSLGVYTAVVIGGNLIQFFVVIPFFLAVRGLNPVRVFRQMAPAVAVALFTKSSAGTLPVTLASAEQRLGAHPSVARFVLPICTTINMNGCAAFILVTSLYVMQNAGMELTFGTMLSWLFISVLAAVGNAGVPMGCYFLTLSLMASIGAPVGLMGIILPIYSIIDMIETAENVWSDSAVCAITDHDLAGTLEDDEELAPAV